In Bacteroidota bacterium, one DNA window encodes the following:
- the lptC gene encoding LPS export ABC transporter periplasmic protein LptC, whose amino-acid sequence MLLPQSGTAQQDESKKIHITADSLINANKGGEAITKLVGNFSFYQGSLTGTAKRAEQHPNKNYVDLFDDVVIRQDTLALYAPHVKYEGNTRTATADGYIQFSDRDDHITSVWGAYDLDQGIAQFHDGVRAVQGNSTLSCDHLTYIRSTQTMIAHGNVVVYSDSGMLHCDSLIDARSIGERTAFGDVQIKNDSLIVFCQYLYDSKPQNTLLTSGEVQAYSIANRTMQFGDTIIRDTKTGRSFVPSRPLLEIIDTSQRFDSVSASMTTVFDTLFVRSKTMEAVSGDSGRFVATDSVLLMRNNFSGKCGKMVYYREQGILTLFGNKRQYVWYDSTEINGDSIVMYEHNNKPERIVAYGHAFATTPYSDSVGTKDRTSQLSAQSMVLTIVRDTVRSLLAVDNALSIYFMSSEGKPNGLNRASGDSIRIDFEHNSPERIVVLSHTEQEFWPERYVGYRGAAFRLGNFERQYDLLHPRRAIFAPDWEPHLVELSEHMQQTEH is encoded by the coding sequence TTGTTACTACCTCAAAGCGGCACAGCACAGCAGGACGAATCGAAGAAAATCCATATCACTGCCGACAGTCTGATCAATGCGAACAAAGGAGGCGAAGCGATCACCAAACTCGTCGGTAATTTCAGTTTCTATCAGGGTTCGCTGACTGGTACGGCAAAACGTGCAGAACAGCACCCGAACAAGAACTATGTCGATCTGTTCGACGATGTCGTCATCCGGCAGGACACGCTTGCTCTGTATGCTCCACATGTCAAATACGAGGGTAATACCCGCACGGCGACAGCCGACGGGTATATTCAATTCTCGGATCGCGACGATCACATTACTTCCGTTTGGGGGGCATACGATCTGGATCAGGGCATCGCTCAATTCCACGATGGTGTTCGCGCCGTTCAGGGCAACTCAACGCTCTCGTGCGATCATCTAACGTACATACGATCGACACAAACGATGATCGCGCACGGCAATGTCGTCGTCTACAGCGACTCCGGCATGCTTCATTGCGACTCGCTCATCGATGCCCGTTCGATCGGCGAACGTACGGCATTCGGCGACGTCCAGATCAAGAACGATTCGCTCATCGTCTTTTGTCAGTATCTCTACGATTCAAAACCCCAGAATACACTTCTTACTTCAGGTGAGGTTCAGGCGTATTCGATCGCGAACCGCACGATGCAATTCGGCGACACGATCATCCGCGATACAAAAACAGGTCGCTCGTTCGTGCCATCGAGGCCATTGCTCGAGATTATCGACACCTCGCAGCGATTCGATTCCGTGTCGGCTTCGATGACGACGGTGTTCGATACACTCTTTGTGCGCTCAAAAACAATGGAAGCCGTCAGCGGCGATAGTGGCCGCTTCGTTGCGACCGATTCCGTGCTATTGATGCGCAACAACTTTAGCGGAAAATGCGGGAAGATGGTCTACTATCGCGAGCAAGGAATCCTAACACTCTTTGGGAACAAGCGACAATACGTCTGGTACGACAGTACCGAGATCAACGGCGACAGTATCGTGATGTACGAACACAATAACAAGCCGGAACGTATCGTTGCCTACGGTCATGCGTTCGCAACAACCCCGTACTCCGATTCCGTCGGCACGAAGGATCGGACAAGCCAGCTCTCGGCGCAGTCGATGGTACTGACGATCGTTCGCGATACGGTTCGTTCGCTGCTTGCGGTTGATAATGCACTCTCCATCTATTTTATGAGCTCCGAGGGCAAACCGAACGGGCTCAACCGTGCAAGCGGCGATTCGATCCGCATCGACTTCGAGCACAATAGTCCGGAGCGCATCGTTGTGCTTTCACACACCGAACAGGAGTTCTGGCCGGAGCGGTACGTCGGATATCGAGGTGCGGCATTCCGGCTTGGCAATTTCGAACGGCAGTACGACCTGCTGCACCCGCGACGGGCGATCTTCGCGCCGGACTGGGAACCGCATCTCGTCGAGCTTTCCGAGCACATGCAACAAACCGAACACTAA
- a CDS encoding SRPBCC domain-containing protein, with protein MSNGISISRSIVINAPSSTVWHALTDPAIVKQYMFGTDMTAEWRVGGRITYRGEWQGQSYEDGGTILALEPGRYLKATYWSSMSGTENTPENQLIIINELADEAGGTRLTITQENNKTTETAEHSGSNWQMILEAIKKICEAQ; from the coding sequence ATGAGCAACGGCATTTCCATTTCGCGTTCAATCGTTATTAATGCACCATCTTCGACAGTCTGGCATGCGCTGACCGATCCCGCAATCGTGAAGCAATATATGTTCGGGACGGACATGACAGCCGAATGGCGTGTCGGCGGGCGCATTACCTATCGTGGCGAATGGCAAGGCCAGTCATACGAAGACGGCGGGACGATCCTTGCGCTCGAACCCGGACGATATCTGAAGGCAACCTACTGGAGTTCGATGTCCGGTACCGAGAACACTCCGGAGAATCAGCTTATCATCATCAACGAACTCGCCGACGAAGCTGGGGGAACCAGGCTGACGATCACACAGGAAAACAACAAGACCACCGAAACGGCAGAGCATTCCGGCAGCAACTGGCAAATGATTCTCGAAGCGATCAAGAAGATCTGCGAAGCACAGTAG
- the lptB gene encoding LPS export ABC transporter ATP-binding protein gives MSERLWCEHLQKIYGKRAVVKDSSVSVAPGEIVGLLGPNGAGKTTTFYMIVGLIKPNKGRVFLNDEDITPLPMYARARKGIGYLSQEASIFRKMSVEQNLLAVLEMMPMTKQERKERAEVLLEELNITHIRKSKGYMLSGGERRRCEIARALASNPKYILLDEPFAGIDPITVEEIMHIVIKLKQRGIGILITDHNVHETLSITERAYILIDGEIFRSGTAEELANDEQIRKQYLGETFKLERYQPV, from the coding sequence ATGAGCGAACGCTTATGGTGTGAACACCTGCAAAAGATCTACGGGAAACGGGCAGTCGTGAAGGACTCGAGCGTTTCGGTCGCCCCCGGCGAGATTGTCGGGCTACTCGGCCCCAACGGCGCCGGAAAGACGACGACGTTCTATATGATCGTCGGCTTGATCAAACCGAACAAGGGCCGTGTCTTCCTCAATGACGAAGACATTACACCGCTGCCGATGTATGCTCGTGCGCGCAAAGGGATCGGTTATCTTTCGCAGGAAGCCTCCATTTTCCGAAAGATGAGTGTCGAGCAGAACCTACTCGCGGTGCTCGAAATGATGCCGATGACCAAGCAGGAACGCAAGGAACGCGCAGAGGTCTTGCTCGAAGAGCTCAATATTACTCATATCCGCAAGTCCAAAGGGTATATGCTCTCGGGTGGCGAACGTCGCCGCTGTGAGATTGCGAGGGCACTGGCGTCGAACCCGAAGTATATTTTGCTCGACGAACCCTTCGCCGGTATCGATCCGATCACAGTCGAGGAGATCATGCACATCGTGATTAAACTCAAGCAGCGAGGTATCGGTATTCTTATCACCGATCACAACGTCCACGAAACGCTCTCGATCACCGAACGGGCGTATATCCTCATCGACGGAGAAATTTTTCGCTCCGGCACAGCAGAAGAGTTAGCGAACGACGAACAGATCCGGAAACAATATCTCGGAGAGACGTTCAAACTGGAGCGGTACCAACCAGTATAG
- a CDS encoding cell division protein ZapA: MAESIKVTILGSDYTLRTNDEALLRGIAADLDSELKDLQQKLPGKPPTTLAVLSALNSAEQLVHNQNAELREIERMADELDALCDELEKVVGKR; encoded by the coding sequence ATGGCCGAGTCGATCAAAGTTACTATTCTCGGTTCGGATTACACGCTTCGTACGAATGACGAAGCATTATTGCGCGGTATTGCCGCCGATCTCGACAGCGAACTCAAAGACCTCCAGCAGAAACTTCCTGGAAAACCGCCGACAACATTAGCCGTGCTTTCGGCGCTGAACTCGGCCGAACAGTTGGTTCATAATCAGAATGCCGAATTACGCGAAATCGAGCGAATGGCTGACGAACTTGATGCGCTGTGCGACGAGTTGGAGAAGGTCGTCGGGAAACGCTAA
- the rplT gene encoding 50S ribosomal protein L20 yields the protein MPRAKNLPAARHRKKKLLKAAKGFFGMRGNVLTVAKHHVDKARQYSYRDRRNRKREFRSLWIVRINAAARENGISYSKLMGGLAKSGITINRKLLADLAVRNPEAFTAVVKAAKG from the coding sequence ATGCCAAGAGCTAAAAATCTACCTGCCGCACGGCACCGTAAGAAGAAACTCCTGAAAGCCGCCAAAGGCTTTTTCGGAATGCGCGGTAACGTTTTGACCGTTGCCAAGCACCATGTTGACAAAGCACGTCAGTATTCGTACCGCGATCGCCGCAATCGTAAGCGCGAGTTTCGTTCGCTCTGGATCGTCCGCATCAATGCGGCAGCCCGCGAGAATGGCATCAGCTACTCGAAGCTCATGGGCGGTCTTGCCAAGAGCGGCATCACAATCAACCGTAAGCTTCTTGCCGACCTCGCCGTCCGTAACCCGGAAGCATTCACGGCAGTTGTAAAAGCAGCGAAGGGGTAA
- a CDS encoding SRPBCC domain-containing protein: MAIFTYSIYIDTIPQKLWEALTSSEFTRQYWGGRTMESDWKVGSDIHIVQPQGTQTAEKVGKVLICDPPRLLSYTTDHANPSASSTMTFEIVVTPAQVRLNITHEVMGGEMPTMVVEGWYAISSSLKTMLETGKPLDYSWWRG; this comes from the coding sequence ATGGCAATATTCACATACAGTATATATATCGACACAATTCCACAGAAATTGTGGGAGGCGTTGACATCGTCCGAATTCACCAGACAATACTGGGGAGGCCGTACGATGGAGTCCGACTGGAAGGTTGGCTCCGATATTCATATCGTCCAGCCGCAGGGAACGCAGACGGCAGAGAAGGTTGGGAAAGTATTGATTTGTGATCCGCCGAGATTGCTTTCATATACAACTGACCATGCCAATCCTTCAGCGTCGTCGACGATGACGTTCGAGATCGTAGTGACACCGGCGCAGGTACGCTTGAACATCACGCATGAAGTCATGGGCGGGGAGATGCCTACGATGGTTGTCGAGGGCTGGTATGCGATCTCAAGCAGCCTCAAGACGATGCTCGAGACCGGCAAACCGCTCGATTATTCGTGGTGGAGGGGATGA
- a CDS encoding phenylalanine--tRNA ligase subunit beta translates to MNISYNWLSEYIRHSYSPQQLAVSLTSLGIEVEAIDEQGKRFEKIVTGEVLTVADHPNADKLHLTTVTIGSGEPLHIVCGAPNVRVGMKVAVATIGADLGEGFVIKKSKIRGEASEGMLCSARELGLSDDHSGLLDLPANTTIGLPFATVLGKTDTILEIGITPNRADCLSHIGIAREVAIATGSAVTRPQIDAALLHGSDTAVTSAVRVSIESPELCPRYIARIVRNVSVKESPEWLRRKLEAVGLRPRNNIVDITNFVLMECGHPLHAFDLSTVKDRHVIVRKAGGFAKTCTTLDSKERALDPDTLLIADAEKPLAIAGIMGGESSEITDATTEVLIESAYFAPSSIRRSAKLLGLSTDASYRFERGVDMENLRYAVDRAAALMAELGDGEVLDGVIDEYPMQIVSKRFAFRPARANMLLATSLDDRTIASHLRAVGFTIDQESSTTWMLTAPTWRVDLEQEVDAIEEIARIVGYDNLPTSREGRIPMQRERVILPKREFNTIVRNELVALGFFECISTPMYGARVAEQFHPRPVELMNPLTVELERMRTSIIGNLLDVCRRNERFGAEGQRLFEIGAVFHYTDTPQKVARIHESWEISIVLKDRLEQKSPYNTKEPVADIFSLRGAVEQFVRRLGISKISTIPLSEVKKLGDWSSAVSYFDPAQAVGVLIGRDIVGVAGKVGAGLVKEFDLRSAPFAATLSYDALLSIAGEARTKERTVTALPKYPAVERDIAVVVGREVTARALMDEVRSNIPAELLEDMRIFDAFESKEMKAEARKSLGVRLSLRSSERTLEDAEVDSIMASVTRHLHERIGATLRS, encoded by the coding sequence ATGAATATATCGTATAACTGGCTTTCGGAATACATTCGGCATTCATATTCACCGCAGCAGCTTGCCGTGTCGTTGACGTCGCTCGGCATCGAAGTCGAGGCGATCGACGAGCAGGGAAAACGATTCGAGAAGATCGTCACCGGCGAGGTCCTGACGGTTGCCGATCATCCGAATGCCGACAAACTCCACCTGACGACGGTTACGATCGGATCCGGTGAGCCATTGCATATTGTCTGCGGTGCTCCAAATGTTCGGGTCGGCATGAAGGTTGCTGTTGCTACCATCGGCGCCGATCTCGGTGAAGGCTTCGTCATTAAGAAAAGTAAGATCCGCGGCGAAGCAAGCGAAGGAATGCTCTGCTCAGCCCGCGAACTCGGACTCTCCGATGATCACAGCGGGTTGCTGGATCTGCCGGCGAATACAACGATCGGCCTGCCGTTCGCAACCGTGCTTGGCAAGACGGATACGATCCTCGAGATCGGTATTACCCCCAACCGCGCAGATTGTCTGAGTCACATCGGTATCGCTCGCGAAGTGGCAATCGCGACGGGTTCGGCTGTGACTCGTCCGCAAATCGATGCAGCGCTTCTGCACGGAAGCGATACGGCAGTCACAAGTGCAGTACGAGTGAGTATCGAGTCGCCGGAATTGTGCCCGAGATACATTGCACGCATTGTTCGCAATGTTTCGGTAAAAGAATCGCCGGAATGGTTGCGACGTAAGCTCGAAGCTGTCGGTTTGCGCCCTCGCAACAACATCGTTGATATTACCAATTTCGTGTTGATGGAGTGCGGTCATCCGTTGCACGCATTCGATCTTTCAACGGTGAAAGACCGACACGTGATCGTCCGCAAAGCAGGTGGCTTTGCAAAGACGTGCACTACACTCGATTCGAAAGAACGGGCTCTCGATCCGGATACGCTCCTGATTGCCGATGCCGAGAAACCGCTGGCGATCGCCGGTATCATGGGTGGAGAAAGCTCGGAGATCACCGATGCGACGACAGAAGTATTGATCGAGTCGGCGTACTTTGCACCCAGCTCGATTCGCCGCTCGGCAAAACTGCTCGGACTATCGACCGATGCGTCCTACCGTTTCGAACGCGGTGTCGATATGGAGAATCTCCGCTATGCAGTCGATCGTGCCGCAGCTCTTATGGCAGAACTCGGCGACGGAGAAGTACTCGACGGCGTGATCGACGAGTATCCGATGCAGATCGTGTCGAAACGTTTTGCGTTTCGTCCGGCCAGAGCGAACATGCTCTTAGCGACATCACTTGACGACCGAACGATCGCTTCGCATCTGCGCGCAGTGGGTTTCACGATCGACCAGGAATCGTCGACCACCTGGATGCTGACGGCACCGACATGGCGCGTCGATCTGGAACAGGAAGTCGATGCGATCGAAGAGATCGCGCGTATTGTCGGGTACGATAATTTGCCGACAAGCCGTGAAGGCCGCATTCCGATGCAGCGAGAACGGGTCATCTTGCCGAAACGAGAGTTCAACACGATAGTGCGCAACGAACTCGTTGCGCTTGGTTTTTTCGAGTGTATCTCGACCCCGATGTACGGCGCTCGCGTGGCAGAGCAATTCCACCCTCGTCCGGTCGAACTGATGAACCCGCTTACGGTAGAGCTCGAACGTATGCGCACCAGCATTATCGGCAATCTGCTCGATGTCTGCCGCCGCAACGAGCGTTTTGGCGCGGAAGGGCAGCGCCTCTTCGAGATCGGAGCGGTGTTCCATTATACAGATACACCCCAGAAAGTGGCTCGTATCCACGAGTCGTGGGAGATCTCAATTGTGCTGAAGGATCGACTGGAGCAGAAGTCGCCATACAATACGAAGGAGCCCGTCGCGGATATTTTCTCGCTTCGCGGAGCCGTCGAACAATTCGTGCGACGGTTGGGGATCTCAAAAATATCGACGATACCACTTTCGGAAGTCAAGAAGCTTGGCGATTGGTCGTCGGCAGTATCATATTTCGATCCGGCTCAGGCCGTTGGTGTACTTATCGGTCGAGACATTGTCGGTGTGGCTGGGAAGGTTGGGGCAGGACTTGTCAAGGAGTTCGATCTGCGCTCAGCGCCGTTTGCCGCGACGCTCTCATACGACGCCCTCCTCTCGATTGCGGGTGAGGCTCGCACAAAAGAACGCACGGTTACCGCGCTGCCGAAATATCCAGCGGTGGAACGCGATATTGCCGTTGTGGTCGGTCGGGAAGTGACGGCCCGGGCGCTGATGGATGAAGTTCGTTCGAATATTCCGGCGGAATTGCTCGAAGATATGCGTATTTTTGATGCGTTCGAGTCGAAGGAAATGAAGGCCGAGGCGCGTAAAAGTCTTGGCGTGAGGCTTTCGCTTCGTTCGAGCGAGCGAACGTTGGAAGATGCGGAGGTCGATTCGATTATGGCTTCCGTCACCCGTCATCTGCACGAGCGCATTGGCGCTACACTCAGATCGTAA
- a CDS encoding MBL fold metallo-hydrolase: protein MDQIQFLALGGGREIGANSFFLQIGGHGLLIDAGLHPEKLGWEAFPKAQLLDAYGVDTFIVTHAHTDHLGGVPFMLQSQPQARVIATPETIELARIMLGNSASLLPKQHPAEVIEKLPFYTEEKLDEILRNIEPRRFHKPFVLEGTNPEIKVTLYMSGHILGAGGILIEYRGKRIFHTGDTSLHPQTLIGGAELPDEPVDVLITECTNGKADAYLSHSRDIELERFLQVVDETLTNGGSVLVPVFALGKMQEALLMVWDAMRQKKIPTVEIYSGGMGRLISEVYDKMPYSPSRLRSDEKLAEIPQTLIPRRDGLFGAKFFKEPSIVLASSGMMQEGTSSYLLAQRWLRKENFAICFIGYTDPRTPGYVVSHAERGTRIKFGSMKRDVPVRARIERFRFSAHARRAELLEIARRLKPKHIVLTHGDIEAMNTFSEALREEHPEVRISAPEVGKWYKLLAE from the coding sequence TTGGACCAGATCCAATTTCTGGCGCTTGGCGGCGGCAGGGAGATCGGTGCGAACTCGTTCTTTTTACAGATCGGCGGGCACGGGCTGCTGATTGATGCGGGATTGCACCCCGAAAAACTGGGCTGGGAAGCGTTTCCGAAGGCCCAACTGCTCGATGCCTATGGTGTCGACACGTTTATTGTGACTCACGCCCATACCGATCATTTGGGCGGGGTTCCGTTCATGCTCCAATCGCAACCTCAGGCTCGAGTCATTGCGACACCGGAGACTATCGAACTTGCCAGGATCATGCTCGGTAATTCGGCAAGCCTCTTACCAAAGCAGCACCCTGCCGAGGTTATTGAAAAACTTCCGTTCTATACCGAAGAAAAACTCGACGAGATCCTTCGCAACATCGAGCCCCGACGGTTTCATAAGCCGTTCGTGCTCGAAGGGACGAATCCCGAGATAAAAGTTACTCTGTATATGAGCGGGCATATCCTCGGGGCCGGGGGAATTCTGATCGAATATCGGGGCAAACGAATTTTCCATACAGGGGATACGTCGCTGCATCCGCAGACGCTTATCGGCGGTGCCGAATTGCCGGATGAGCCGGTCGACGTCTTGATCACTGAATGTACGAACGGCAAGGCCGATGCGTATCTCAGCCACTCCAGAGATATTGAGCTCGAACGCTTCCTTCAGGTTGTTGACGAAACACTGACGAATGGAGGCTCGGTGCTCGTACCGGTCTTCGCGTTAGGCAAGATGCAGGAAGCACTGCTGATGGTGTGGGACGCAATGCGACAGAAGAAGATCCCGACGGTAGAAATTTATTCCGGGGGGATGGGGAGACTCATCAGCGAGGTGTATGACAAGATGCCGTATAGCCCGTCGCGCTTGCGAAGCGATGAGAAACTTGCCGAGATTCCCCAAACACTGATCCCGCGTCGGGATGGGCTCTTCGGAGCCAAATTCTTCAAAGAGCCGTCGATCGTCCTTGCATCGAGTGGCATGATGCAGGAAGGCACGTCGAGTTATTTGCTGGCCCAGCGATGGCTCCGGAAGGAGAATTTTGCGATCTGCTTCATTGGTTACACCGATCCGCGGACGCCTGGGTATGTCGTCTCGCATGCCGAACGTGGAACGCGTATCAAGTTTGGCTCGATGAAACGCGACGTTCCTGTTCGTGCCCGCATCGAGCGTTTCCGTTTCAGCGCCCATGCCCGAAGGGCAGAGTTGCTCGAGATCGCCCGTCGCCTTAAACCGAAGCACATTGTGCTGACGCATGGCGACATTGAAGCGATGAACACGTTTTCCGAAGCACTGCGCGAAGAGCATCCGGAAGTCCGGATTAGCGCGCCGGAAGTCGGGAAGTGGTATAAATTGCTCGCCGAGTAA
- a CDS encoding SRPBCC family protein yields MEQNTFVYTTYIAVAPERVWEALTNGEFTKQFWFGREVKSDWKVGSEIVYSMPDGKANIVSKILKIDPPKYMEYTFLDVSTAALAGVPETIVTYELEQKNGGTKLTVTHYAEVESLFNAVSNGWTMILSGLKTLLETGKPLQF; encoded by the coding sequence ATGGAACAGAATACATTTGTATATACCACGTACATCGCAGTCGCACCCGAACGGGTGTGGGAAGCATTGACTAACGGAGAATTCACGAAGCAATTCTGGTTTGGCAGGGAAGTGAAGTCCGACTGGAAGGTCGGCTCGGAGATCGTGTACAGCATGCCCGACGGTAAAGCGAACATCGTCTCGAAGATTCTGAAAATCGATCCGCCGAAGTATATGGAGTACACATTCCTCGACGTGAGCACCGCCGCGCTTGCCGGTGTCCCGGAGACGATCGTGACCTATGAACTCGAACAAAAAAATGGCGGCACCAAGCTTACCGTGACTCACTACGCGGAAGTGGAGAGCCTGTTCAATGCGGTCAGCAACGGTTGGACGATGATCTTGAGCGGATTGAAAACATTGCTCGAGACCGGCAAGCCACTGCAGTTCTAA